The following proteins are co-located in the Castanea sativa cultivar Marrone di Chiusa Pesio chromosome 8, ASM4071231v1 genome:
- the LOC142605697 gene encoding protein DETOXIFICATION 42 — protein MSEGDYQYPSKDKRRIPICIFFNHARQIFKLDELGSEIAQIAVPAALAMAADPIASLIDTAFIGQIGPVELAAVGVSIALFNQVSRIAIFPLVSVTTSFVAEEDAIGSVSHEAQDCEHLETGSTTNGEDKELIPKNGTCENANKSQSNGGSFEIVKIDNERRHIPSASSALVIGSILGLIQAIFLIFGAKPLLGFMGVNSDSPMLTPAQQYLTLRSLGAPAVLLSLAMQGVFRGFKDTTTPLYATVAGDVTNIILDPLFMFVFRMGISGAAIAHVISQYLISVILLWKLIKKVDLLPPSIKHMQFGRFLKNGFLLLMRVIAATFCVTLAASMAARLGSTPMAAFQVCLQVWLTTSLLADGLAVAGQAILASAFAKKDYKKAEAAASRVFQLGLVLGLILATIVGVGLHFGARLFTKDVLVLQLISRGLPFVAATQPINALAFVFDGINFGASDFAYSAYSMIMVAIISILCLFLLSAGHGFIGIWVALTIYMSLRTFAGFWRIGTGTGPWNFLRS, from the exons GACGAACTTGGTTCAGAAATAGCACAGATTGCTGTGCCAGCTGCACTGGCTATGGCAGCTGACCCTATTGCTTCTCTTATTGACACAGCTTTCATTGGCCAAATAG GTCCAGTGGAACTTGCAGCTGTAGGAGTTTCGATTGCTCTATTCAATCAAGTATCAAGGATTGCAATATTCCCACTTGTCAGTGTCACTACATCTTTTGTTGCAGAGGAAGATGCTATTGGAAGTGTGAGCCATGAAGCACAGGATTGTGAACACTTGGAAACAGGTTCAACTACGAATGGGGAAGACAAAGAGTTGATTCCAAAAAATG GTACATGTGAGAATGCAAACAAGTCACAATCAAATGGTGGGAGCTTTGAAATAGTTAAGATTGACAATGAAAGAAGGCATATTCCGTCAGCCTCATCAGCATTAGTTATTGGGAGCATACTTGGCCTCATTCAAGCCATATTCCTCATATTTGGAGCAAAACCTCTATTAGGCTTCATGGGAGTTAATTCT GATTCTCCAATGCTAACTCCTGCACAACAGTACTTGACATTGAGGTCACTTGGTGCTCCTGCGGTTCTTCTTTCATTGGCCATGCAAGGGGTGTTTCGTGGATTTAAGGACACAACAACACCTTTATACGCCACTG TGGCAGGAGATGTAACAAACATTATACTCGATCCActatttatgtttgttttccGTATGGGTATCAGTGGGGCAGCCATTGCACATGTTATATCTCA gTACCTAATTTCAGTTATactcttgtggaaattgataaaaaaagtTGATCTCTTACCTCCAAGTATCAAGCATATGCAATTTGGTCGATTTCTTAAAAATG GTTTTCTACTATTAATGAGGGTCATTGCTGCGACATTCTGTGTGACTCTGGCTGCATCAATGGCTGCACGCTTGGGGTCAACACCCATGGCTGCATTTCAAGTTTGCTTGCAGGTTTGGTTGACAACATCACTTCTTGCTGATGGGTTGGCTGTTGCTGGGCAG GCAATACTTGCAAGTGCATTTGCAAAGAAGGATTACAAGAAGGCTGAAGCAGCCGCATCCCGAGTATTTCAG TTGGGATTGGTTCTTGGTTTGATACTTGCAACCATCGTTGGAGTGGGGCTACATTTTGGAGCACGATTATTTACAAAGGATGTTCTTGTCCTCCAACTTATTAGTAGAGGCCTTCCG TTTGTTGCAGCTACTCAACCTATCAATGCCTTGGCCTTTGTTTTCGATGGCATCAACTTTGGAGCATCTGATTTTGCATATTCAGCTTATTCCATG ATTATGGTGGCTATTATCAGCATTCTATGTCTATTTCTTCTCTCCGCCGGTCATGGGTTCATTGGAATCTGGGTTGCCCTGACCATCTACATGAGTCTTCGTACATTTGCTGGCTTTTGGAG GATAGGGACAGGAACAGGTCCTTGGAACTTTCTCCGCAGCTAA